Proteins from one Chroococcidiopsis sp. CCMEE 29 genomic window:
- the hisD gene encoding histidinol dehydrogenase has product MLRIITQQAEVRAELQRICDRTHDDQVVHKEATVREVLQAVKRQGDRAVLHYTTEFDRQTLKPEDLRVSGSELDAAYQQVSKELLSAIQLACRQIEAFHRQRVPKSWVQFGDDDVVLGKRYTPVDRAGLYVPGGRAAYPSTVLMNAIPAKVAGVPRRVMVTPPGPGKTISPAVLVAAQEAGVEEIYRVGGAQAIAALAYGTETIPKVNVIAGPGNIYVTLAKKLVYGTVGIDSLAGPSEVLVIADETANPVYVAADLLAQAEHDPMAAAILLTTDAGLAKNVQAAVERQLVDHPRRTLTEKAIAHYGLIVVVESLAAAAELSNEFAPEHLELEVADPWALLEQIRHAGAIFLGYSTPEAVGDYLAGPNHTLPTSGAARYASALGVETFLKHSSLIQYSPTALQKVAGAIDVLAKAEGLPSHADSVRLRVQRKGTEDWELRDGDNTNP; this is encoded by the coding sequence ATGCTGCGAATCATTACTCAGCAGGCTGAGGTACGAGCAGAACTACAACGGATCTGTGATCGCACCCACGACGACCAAGTGGTTCATAAAGAGGCTACGGTTCGGGAGGTGCTTCAAGCAGTGAAGCGCCAAGGAGACCGAGCCGTATTGCACTATACAACAGAATTTGATCGGCAAACTCTAAAGCCGGAGGATCTGCGCGTGAGCGGTTCTGAGTTGGATGCAGCTTATCAGCAGGTATCTAAAGAGTTACTCAGCGCAATTCAACTGGCTTGCCGCCAAATAGAAGCTTTTCATCGCCAGCGGGTACCCAAATCTTGGGTTCAGTTTGGAGATGATGACGTAGTGCTAGGCAAGCGTTACACACCCGTAGACCGAGCGGGGCTGTATGTTCCTGGTGGTCGAGCAGCCTATCCTAGTACAGTATTAATGAATGCGATTCCAGCCAAAGTAGCTGGGGTGCCGCGCCGGGTGATGGTAACTCCGCCAGGACCCGGCAAGACGATTAGCCCCGCTGTACTGGTTGCTGCTCAAGAAGCTGGGGTAGAAGAAATTTATCGCGTGGGGGGTGCTCAGGCGATCGCTGCTTTAGCCTACGGGACAGAAACGATTCCCAAGGTCAATGTGATCGCAGGTCCGGGTAACATCTACGTGACTCTGGCAAAAAAACTGGTTTACGGCACAGTTGGCATTGACTCTCTGGCAGGACCTTCAGAGGTGCTAGTTATTGCCGATGAAACGGCTAATCCTGTGTATGTAGCCGCTGACTTATTGGCGCAAGCTGAACACGATCCAATGGCGGCAGCAATTTTATTGACGACGGATGCCGGTTTAGCCAAGAATGTGCAAGCTGCGGTCGAGAGACAACTGGTGGATCATCCACGTCGGACTTTAACCGAGAAAGCGATCGCCCACTACGGCTTGATTGTCGTTGTCGAATCTCTTGCCGCCGCTGCCGAACTCTCAAATGAGTTTGCCCCGGAACACCTAGAACTAGAAGTCGCTGACCCTTGGGCGCTACTTGAGCAGATTCGTCATGCCGGTGCCATCTTCCTGGGTTACTCTACGCCTGAAGCGGTGGGAGATTATTTAGCTGGACCTAACCACACATTGCCCACTTCTGGTGCCGCCCGCTACGCCTCCGCTCTAGGGGTGGAAACTTTCCTCAAACATTCTAGTTTAATCCAGTACTCACCAACAGCACTCCAGAAAGTAGCTGGGGCAATTGATGTGCTAGCAAAAGCTGAGGGTTTGCCTTCCCATGCCGACTCAGTGCGACTGCGGGTACAAAGAAAGGGAACTGAGGACTGGGAACTGAGAGATGGGGATAACACCAACCCCTAA
- a CDS encoding sugar ABC transporter permease, with amino-acid sequence MQKLIPANWGLIQRQLTPYLFLLPALLILGLTVFWPALQAFYLSFTQYEYDLTQPPQWVGLANFRRLWVDPVFWQTLRNTVLYLVVVVPILVVVPLALAILVNQKLRAMHWFRAAYYTPVVISMVVAGIAWKWLYAQNGLLNQLLKQLGISATGGIPWLTSPKLAIFSVMAVTVWKGLGYYMVIYLAGLQSIPPDLYEAAAIDGSDGISKHWDITVPLMKPYLVLVAVISAISATKVFEEVYIMTQGGPRNSSKTIVYYLYEQAFQNLEMSYACTIGLVLFLVILGLSILNLKLTKKGLGARG; translated from the coding sequence ATGCAAAAACTAATTCCTGCAAATTGGGGATTAATTCAACGGCAACTGACCCCATACCTGTTTTTGCTGCCAGCTCTCCTGATTTTGGGGCTGACTGTCTTTTGGCCGGCGCTGCAAGCGTTCTACCTGAGCTTTACCCAATACGAATACGATCTCACTCAGCCACCGCAATGGGTTGGCTTGGCAAACTTTCGCCGCTTGTGGGTTGACCCGGTTTTTTGGCAGACTCTGAGGAACACTGTGCTTTACCTCGTTGTTGTCGTACCGATTTTAGTAGTTGTTCCCTTAGCACTAGCAATTTTAGTCAACCAGAAACTACGCGCCATGCACTGGTTTAGAGCTGCCTATTATACGCCCGTTGTGATTTCAATGGTAGTTGCTGGCATCGCTTGGAAATGGCTCTATGCCCAAAACGGTCTACTCAATCAGCTGCTCAAACAACTAGGTATATCAGCCACAGGTGGAATTCCCTGGTTGACTAGCCCCAAATTGGCAATTTTCAGTGTTATGGCAGTGACTGTGTGGAAAGGATTGGGTTATTACATGGTCATCTACTTGGCTGGCTTGCAATCTATCCCGCCTGACTTGTATGAAGCAGCAGCAATAGACGGTTCAGATGGGATCTCTAAACACTGGGACATCACAGTACCGTTGATGAAACCCTATCTAGTGCTGGTAGCAGTGATTTCTGCTATTTCTGCTACCAAGGTGTTTGAAGAGGTCTACATTATGACTCAGGGAGGACCACGCAATAGCTCCAAGACGATTGTTTATTACCTTTATGAACAAGCTTTTCAGAACTTGGAGATGAGCTATGCCTGCACGATTGGATTGGTGCTGTTTTTGGTAATTTTGGGCTTGTCAATTTTGAATCTCAAGCTGACCAAAAAGGGGTTAGGGGCTAGGGGCTAG
- the rpsT gene encoding 30S ribosomal protein S20 encodes MANTKSAIKRVKIAERNRLRNKSYKSAVKTLMKKYLSAVETYTANPTPELQQEVQQHMAAAYSKIDKAVKTGVLHRNNGARKKSRLAKKLKQFETATSTAE; translated from the coding sequence GTGGCAAATACAAAGTCTGCTATCAAACGTGTCAAAATTGCCGAACGCAATCGGTTGCGTAACAAATCATACAAGTCGGCGGTCAAGACGCTGATGAAGAAATACCTCAGCGCTGTAGAGACCTACACTGCTAATCCTACTCCAGAATTACAGCAGGAAGTGCAACAGCATATGGCTGCTGCTTACAGCAAAATTGACAAAGCTGTAAAAACTGGGGTGCTACATCGCAATAATGGGGCAAGGAAAAAATCTCGCCTAGCCAAAAAATTGAAACAGTTTGAAACAGCTACATCGACGGCTGAGTAG
- the rpoB gene encoding DNA-directed RNA polymerase subunit beta, with amino-acid sequence MTTETYIEPAFLLPDLIEIQRSSFRWFLEEGLIEELNSFSPITDYTGKLELHFLGQNYKLKQPKYNVDEAKRRDSTYAVQMYVPTRLINKETGEIKEQEVFIGDLPLMTDRGTFIINGAERVIVNQIVRSPGVYYKSEIDKNGRRTYSASLIPNRGAWLKFETDRNDLVWVRIDKTRKLSAQVLLKALGLSDNEIFDALRHPEYFQKTIEKEGQFSEEDALMELYRKLRPGEPPTVLGGQQLLDSRFFDPKRYDLGRVGRYKLNKKLRLSIPETTRVLTATDILAAVDYLINLEFDMGSIDDIDHLGNRRVRSVGELLQNQVRVGLNRLERIIRERMTVSDADALIPTSLVNPKPLVAAIKEFFGSSQLSQFMDQTNPLAELTHKRRLSALGPGGLTRERAGFAVRDIHPSHYGRICPIETPEGPNAGLIGSLATHAKVNQYGFLETPFRAVENGRVLFDQPPVYMTADEEDDKRVAPGDIPVDENGYIIGPQVPVRYRQDFTTTTPDQVDYVAVSPVQIVSVATSLIPFLEHDDANRALMGSNMQRQAVPLLRPERPLVGTGLEAQAARDSGMVVVSRTDGEVSYVDATRIRVRPNPNSPEIEYPISKYQRSNQDTCLNQRPLVQKGDKVVAGQVLADGSSTEGGELALGQNILVAYMPWEGYNYEDAILISERLVQEDLYTSIHIEKYEIEARQTKLGPEEITREIPNVGEDSLRQLDEQGIIRIGAWVESGDILVGKVTPKGESDQPPEEKLLRAIFGEKARDVRDNSLRVPNGEKGRVVDVRVFTREQGDELPPGANMVVRVYVAQKRKIQVGDKMAGRHGNKGIISRILPMEDMPYLPDGTPVDIVLNPLGVPSRMNVGQVFECLLGWAATNLGLRFKLTPFDEMYGEESSRTIVHGKLTEARDRNHKEWLFDPEAPGKIQVFDGRTGEPFDRPITVGMAYMLKLVHLVDDKIHARSTGPYSLVTQQPLGGKAQQGGQRFGEMEVWALEAFGAAYTLQELLTVKSDDMQGRNEALNAIVKGKAIPRPGTPESFKVLMRELQSLGLDIAVHKVETQADGSALDVEVDLMADPAGRRTPSRPTYESLSRESLEEEEV; translated from the coding sequence ATGACAACCGAAACCTATATCGAACCCGCTTTCCTGCTGCCCGATTTGATTGAAATCCAGCGCTCTAGTTTTCGCTGGTTCTTGGAAGAAGGACTGATTGAAGAACTCAATAGCTTCTCCCCGATCACCGACTACACAGGCAAGCTAGAGCTACACTTTTTAGGGCAAAACTACAAACTGAAGCAACCAAAATACAATGTAGACGAAGCTAAGCGCCGAGACAGCACTTACGCCGTACAGATGTACGTGCCTACACGCTTAATTAATAAAGAAACAGGCGAAATTAAAGAGCAAGAAGTGTTCATTGGCGATCTGCCGTTGATGACTGATCGTGGTACCTTTATCATCAACGGTGCCGAGCGTGTAATTGTTAACCAAATTGTCCGTTCCCCAGGGGTTTACTACAAGTCGGAAATTGATAAAAACGGTCGCCGTACCTATAGCGCTAGCTTAATTCCAAACCGGGGTGCATGGCTGAAATTTGAAACAGACCGTAACGACTTGGTTTGGGTACGAATTGATAAAACCCGGAAACTGTCAGCTCAGGTACTATTAAAGGCGCTTGGTTTGTCAGACAACGAAATTTTTGATGCCCTGCGCCACCCAGAGTATTTTCAAAAGACGATTGAGAAAGAAGGTCAGTTTTCTGAAGAAGATGCCCTGATGGAGCTGTATCGCAAACTGCGTCCTGGGGAGCCACCCACTGTGTTGGGAGGACAACAGTTGTTGGATTCGCGCTTTTTTGACCCGAAGCGCTATGACCTAGGGCGTGTAGGACGATACAAACTCAACAAGAAGTTACGCCTGTCAATCCCTGAGACAACGCGGGTGCTGACCGCAACTGACATCTTAGCCGCAGTTGATTACCTGATCAACTTAGAGTTTGACATGGGTAGCATCGACGACATTGACCACCTGGGTAACAGACGGGTGAGAAGTGTGGGTGAATTGCTGCAAAACCAGGTACGTGTTGGGTTGAATCGACTAGAGCGGATTATTCGAGAGCGGATGACTGTCTCGGATGCAGATGCCCTGATTCCGACTTCATTGGTAAACCCGAAACCTTTGGTGGCGGCGATTAAAGAGTTTTTTGGCTCCAGCCAGCTTAGCCAGTTTATGGATCAAACCAATCCGTTAGCGGAGTTGACCCACAAACGCCGCTTGTCTGCACTTGGTCCGGGTGGTCTAACTAGAGAACGAGCTGGGTTTGCGGTGCGGGATATTCACCCCTCCCACTATGGACGAATTTGTCCGATTGAAACACCAGAAGGTCCAAACGCTGGTTTGATTGGCTCCTTAGCAACTCATGCCAAAGTAAACCAGTACGGCTTCTTGGAAACACCTTTTAGAGCAGTGGAAAATGGGCGGGTGCTGTTTGACCAACCTCCGGTATACATGACTGCGGATGAAGAAGATGATAAGCGCGTGGCACCGGGAGACATTCCGGTGGATGAAAATGGCTATATTATCGGACCTCAAGTGCCAGTACGCTATCGGCAGGATTTCACTACAACCACGCCAGATCAAGTGGACTACGTAGCAGTATCCCCCGTACAAATTGTTTCAGTCGCAACGAGCTTGATTCCATTTTTGGAGCATGACGATGCTAACCGAGCACTGATGGGATCGAACATGCAGCGGCAAGCTGTACCGCTGCTGAGGCCAGAGCGACCCTTGGTCGGAACCGGCTTAGAAGCTCAAGCAGCGCGAGACTCAGGCATGGTGGTAGTCAGCCGGACTGATGGGGAAGTTAGCTATGTCGATGCCACCCGGATTCGAGTCCGCCCAAATCCTAATAGCCCTGAAATCGAGTACCCAATCTCTAAATACCAGCGTTCAAACCAAGATACGTGTCTGAACCAGCGACCTTTGGTGCAAAAGGGTGACAAAGTTGTTGCCGGTCAAGTGTTGGCAGATGGCTCCTCTACTGAGGGAGGTGAATTAGCACTGGGGCAAAATATCCTAGTGGCTTACATGCCCTGGGAAGGCTACAACTATGAAGACGCGATTTTGATCTCAGAAAGGTTGGTTCAGGAAGACCTTTACACCTCAATCCATATTGAGAAGTATGAAATAGAAGCCAGACAGACCAAGCTAGGACCCGAGGAAATCACGCGAGAAATTCCCAACGTCGGGGAAGATTCTCTACGGCAGTTAGACGAGCAAGGGATTATCCGCATTGGAGCTTGGGTCGAGTCTGGGGATATCCTAGTCGGCAAGGTGACGCCTAAGGGTGAATCTGACCAACCGCCGGAAGAAAAGCTGTTGCGGGCGATTTTTGGGGAAAAGGCGCGAGATGTGCGCGACAATTCCTTGCGGGTACCCAATGGAGAAAAAGGGCGGGTCGTGGATGTGCGGGTGTTTACTCGCGAACAAGGCGACGAGCTGCCACCGGGAGCCAACATGGTCGTGCGGGTTTACGTAGCCCAGAAGCGCAAGATCCAGGTAGGCGACAAAATGGCGGGACGCCACGGTAATAAGGGAATCATTTCCCGGATCTTGCCAATGGAGGATATGCCCTATTTGCCAGATGGCACGCCAGTGGATATTGTGCTTAATCCCTTGGGTGTACCTTCGCGGATGAACGTCGGTCAGGTATTTGAATGTCTCTTGGGCTGGGCAGCAACAAACTTGGGTCTACGATTTAAGCTGACACCGTTTGACGAGATGTATGGGGAAGAATCATCACGTACAATTGTGCATGGCAAATTGACTGAAGCCCGCGATCGCAATCACAAGGAGTGGTTATTTGACCCAGAGGCTCCTGGGAAGATCCAGGTGTTTGATGGTCGCACTGGGGAACCCTTCGACCGCCCAATAACAGTGGGAATGGCTTATATGCTGAAGCTGGTGCATTTGGTGGATGACAAGATCCACGCCCGCTCAACTGGACCGTACTCATTGGTGACGCAGCAGCCCTTGGGCGGGAAAGCGCAGCAGGGAGGTCAGCGGTTTGGAGAAATGGAAGTGTGGGCACTGGAAGCATTTGGTGCGGCATACACATTGCAAGAGCTGTTGACAGTGAAATCCGACGATATGCAGGGGCGGAATGAAGCGCTAAATGCGATCGTCAAAGGTAAGGCGATTCCTCGACCAGGTACTCCAGAGTCCTTCAAAGTGCTGATGCGAGAACTCCAGTCCCTGGGATTGGATATTGCAGTGCATAAGGTGGAGACTCAAGCAGACGGTAGTGCCCTAGATGTAGAGGTAGATTTAATGGCAGATCCGGCTGGTCGTCGTACTCCCTCCCGGCCTACCTACGAGTCGCTAAGCCGCGAATCCCTGGAAGAAGAGGAAGTGTAA
- a CDS encoding TatD family hydrolase — protein MQLIDSHVHLNFDVFEPDIEAVRSRWQEAGVVRLVHSCVEPEEFASIQGLAHRFPEIGFAVGLHPLDADKWTAEMNQQILSLARSGSQVVAIGETGLDFYKADNYQQQRMVFEAQLAIATELDLPVIIHCREAAASVREILQKWKQRNGSIKGVMHCWGGTAEETAWFLDLGLYISFSGTVTFKNAKQIQASAQIVKSDRLLIETDCPFLAPVPKRGERRNEPAYVRYVAEAIANLRGETLEAIAAQTTKNACELFGFAT, from the coding sequence ATGCAGTTGATTGACTCTCACGTTCATCTCAACTTTGATGTCTTTGAGCCGGATATAGAAGCTGTACGCTCCCGGTGGCAAGAAGCAGGGGTAGTTCGTTTAGTTCACTCCTGTGTTGAACCCGAAGAATTTGCCAGCATTCAAGGCTTGGCACATCGGTTCCCTGAAATCGGCTTCGCGGTTGGCTTGCACCCGTTAGACGCTGACAAGTGGACGGCAGAAATGAACCAGCAAATTTTGTCTTTGGCTCGTTCTGGCTCCCAAGTAGTGGCGATTGGTGAAACTGGGTTGGATTTTTACAAGGCTGATAATTATCAGCAGCAACGCATGGTATTTGAGGCTCAGTTGGCGATCGCGACCGAACTTGACTTACCAGTGATTATCCATTGTCGTGAGGCGGCGGCATCGGTGCGAGAAATTTTGCAGAAATGGAAGCAGCGTAACGGTTCTATAAAGGGCGTGATGCACTGTTGGGGAGGAACAGCAGAAGAAACTGCATGGTTCCTTGACTTGGGCTTATATATTAGCTTTAGCGGCACAGTTACGTTTAAAAATGCTAAGCAAATTCAGGCATCAGCACAGATAGTCAAAAGCGATCGCCTGTTAATCGAAACCGACTGCCCCTTTTTGGCTCCCGTGCCTAAGCGGGGTGAACGGCGTAACGAACCAGCCTACGTCCGCTACGTAGCTGAAGCGATCGCCAACTTGCGGGGCGAAACTCTAGAAGCGATCGCTGCCCAAACAACCAAAAATGCCTGTGAACTGTTTGGGTTTGCAACATGA
- a CDS encoding PEP-CTERM sorting domain-containing protein — translation MQKFLTTAAGSSIISFATIGPAAAAGFYSITELTFNPSDINDQGQIVGENFFWNNGSLTDLSTLSGANGSPLFATAINNNGLIVGGGLTVDNSDYGQAFKSDGTTITALPRLPYCATSTNLCLPTTAEDINDTGTVALLVDNRSAYVQQPDGTTALAFSFGNPGVDVAAINNNNKVIGSTPATGRSGPGTGVLSDDGNLTRLIGPGYCSPFSGPCFSASTTATDINDRAQVVGTGPISPPASTAPVHALLWNDPQTNNVGTDLGALGGNTSRATGINNALQVVGSSDTAIGTQRAFLWEGEMIDLNNLIAADAGWEITSAVKINNQGQIVGAGSLNGQERGFVLTPVPEPGSILGILGFGAFGLGSWLKRKQQQKKVSEN, via the coding sequence GTGCAAAAGTTTTTAACAACTGCTGCCGGATCTTCCATAATCAGTTTTGCAACGATTGGACCTGCTGCTGCAGCTGGTTTTTACTCAATCACTGAGTTAACCTTTAATCCTTCAGATATTAATGACCAAGGTCAAATAGTCGGTGAAAATTTTTTTTGGAACAACGGCAGTTTAACTGACTTAAGTACCCTCAGTGGTGCTAACGGTAGTCCACTCTTTGCTACTGCTATCAATAATAATGGCTTGATTGTTGGTGGCGGTTTGACAGTTGATAATTCTGATTATGGTCAAGCTTTTAAATCAGACGGCACCACCATAACAGCCTTGCCTCGGCTGCCTTATTGTGCCACTTCTACTAATCTTTGCCTTCCCACCACGGCGGAGGACATTAACGATACAGGTACAGTGGCTTTGCTTGTCGATAACCGTAGCGCCTATGTGCAGCAGCCAGACGGTACCACGGCTCTAGCATTTAGTTTTGGCAACCCTGGTGTGGATGTCGCTGCCATCAACAACAATAACAAAGTAATCGGCTCCACTCCTGCCACAGGTCGTAGTGGTCCTGGTACTGGGGTTTTATCTGACGATGGTAATTTGACTCGACTGATTGGTCCGGGTTACTGCTCCCCCTTTAGTGGCCCCTGCTTTTCTGCCTCTACGACCGCCACAGATATCAACGATCGCGCTCAGGTGGTTGGCACTGGACCTATAAGCCCTCCAGCCTCTACCGCGCCTGTTCACGCCCTCTTGTGGAACGACCCTCAGACTAATAACGTCGGAACTGATTTAGGTGCCCTTGGTGGCAATACAAGTCGAGCTACTGGCATTAACAACGCTCTTCAGGTGGTTGGGTCTTCAGATACCGCTATTGGCACACAGCGCGCCTTCTTGTGGGAGGGCGAAATGATCGACCTGAACAACTTAATTGCCGCTGATGCTGGCTGGGAAATCACCTCAGCAGTCAAGATTAACAATCAAGGGCAGATAGTGGGTGCTGGTTCTCTCAATGGTCAAGAACGTGGCTTTGTTCTCACCCCCGTCCCCGAACCTGGTTCTATCTTAGGGATATTGGGTTTTGGTGCTTTTGGTTTGGGTTCATGGCTGAAACGCAAGCAGCAACAGAAAAAAGTGTCAGAAAACTAA
- a CDS encoding universal stress protein: MLKTIVVALDGSDLSEQVIQALQELQLQPATKIILSHVVPPPESSLELVADRPQTDFEGLPYLHLEKQLQSYQAQLPGESEIEIVTGDPSEEIIRLANIYQADLIVIGSRGLTGVKRIIQGSVSSQVVENAHCSVLVVKPA, translated from the coding sequence GTGCTAAAAACAATTGTGGTAGCTCTCGACGGCTCAGATCTGTCGGAGCAGGTGATTCAGGCTCTACAAGAACTGCAACTGCAACCAGCGACAAAAATTATTCTCTCCCATGTCGTGCCCCCGCCAGAGTCAAGCCTGGAACTAGTTGCCGATCGTCCTCAAACGGATTTCGAGGGGCTTCCTTATCTGCACCTTGAAAAACAGCTGCAATCTTACCAGGCTCAGTTGCCTGGAGAAAGCGAAATTGAGATTGTGACTGGCGACCCCTCGGAAGAAATTATCCGCCTCGCCAATATTTACCAAGCCGATCTGATTGTAATTGGCAGTCGGGGTTTGACTGGTGTTAAGCGGATTATCCAGGGTTCTGTTAGTAGCCAAGTGGTAGAAAATGCCCATTGCTCGGTTCTGGTGGTGAAGCCTGCGTAG
- the truB gene encoding tRNA pseudouridine(55) synthase TruB, translating to MQGFLNLNKPAGFTSHDCVARVRRMLRLKRVGHGGTLDPAATGVLPIALGKATRLLQFLHQDKAYRATIRLGIVTSTDDLEGEIIASAPVSGLSLEAIGAALSMFQGKIQQVPPNYSAIQVQGKRLYDLARTGEKIEVPARVVEVFKIEILDWRPGDFPELDVEIACSSGTYIRAIARDLGAALQTGGTLAGLIRTQSSGFCLVDSLSLDELATQLEQGTFQPIPPTDALQHLGALTLPVTAAQRWCQGQRIPWDKPDGGVINSPLRVDDESDRFLGIGHLVESDDAHLLIPQMVFEPI from the coding sequence GTGCAAGGTTTCCTCAATTTGAACAAACCAGCTGGATTCACTTCTCACGACTGCGTAGCGCGGGTGAGAAGAATGTTGCGCTTGAAGCGTGTAGGACATGGGGGAACTTTAGACCCCGCTGCTACCGGCGTTTTACCCATTGCTTTGGGTAAGGCAACTCGGCTGTTGCAATTTCTCCACCAGGATAAGGCTTACCGAGCAACAATACGACTAGGTATTGTTACTAGCACGGATGACTTAGAAGGAGAAATTATTGCCTCCGCTCCAGTGTCTGGATTGAGCCTAGAAGCGATTGGAGCAGCACTGTCAATGTTTCAAGGTAAGATTCAACAGGTGCCGCCCAACTACAGCGCGATTCAGGTACAGGGGAAACGTCTGTATGACTTGGCGCGAACTGGAGAGAAAATAGAAGTTCCGGCGCGTGTAGTTGAAGTGTTCAAAATTGAAATTTTGGACTGGCGACCGGGTGATTTTCCTGAATTGGATGTTGAGATTGCCTGTAGTTCTGGAACTTATATTCGGGCGATCGCCCGCGATCTGGGTGCAGCGTTACAAACGGGTGGTACCCTTGCAGGATTAATTCGCACCCAAAGTAGTGGCTTTTGTTTAGTAGATAGCCTCAGCTTGGATGAACTAGCAACCCAGTTAGAACAAGGAACCTTTCAGCCAATTCCACCAACAGATGCGTTGCAGCATCTAGGTGCTCTCACCTTACCAGTAACAGCTGCCCAGAGATGGTGTCAAGGCCAGCGTATTCCCTGGGATAAACCAGATGGCGGAGTAATAAACTCTCCCTTACGGGTTGATGATGAAAGCGATCGCTTTTTAGGCATTGGTCATTTAGTGGAGTCAGATGACGCTCACCTGCTGATTCCTCAAATGGTGTTTGAACCAATTTAG